In Oryza sativa Japonica Group chromosome 2, ASM3414082v1, the following are encoded in one genomic region:
- the LOC4330140 gene encoding magnesium/proton exchanger 2, which produces MANINMADTAPSCDTYLLFNGETLLPNGVRAFIYTVVLAYCFIGLSAISGRFFKSMESIMRHSREVVTIDPHTNATIVKHEKVWNYTIADVALLAFGTSFPQISLATIDAIRNLGQLTAGGLGPGTLVGSAAFDLFPIHAVCVVMPRAGSKKKISDLGVWLVELFWSFWAYIWLYIILEVWTPRVITLWEALLTVLQYGLLLLHAYAQDKRWPYVSIPLARGDRPEDWVPTEDASVDYDDNYDGIGDILPGQNEDIVDIFSARSYSNEGYHHVSEKDVEESPTGLTLKNKWEDTHWFSIWWQQFVDAATLESSVSRKMDSTCLSVIGISWNLIIAPWKMLFAFIPPYEIAHGWIAFICSLIFISGIAYGVTKITDQISCVTGVSPYVIAFTALAAGTSWPDLVASKIAAERQITADSAIANITCSNSVNIYVGIGVPWLVDTMYNYFVYKKPLYIDNAAGLSFSLLVFFATSFGCITVLVLRRVILGAELGGPRMWAWATSVYFMILWVVFVVLSSLRISGVI; this is translated from the exons ATGGCCAACATTAACATGGCAGATACTGCTCCTTCCTGTGATACTTACCTGTTGTTCAATGGAGAAACACTGCTTCCAAATGGTGTCCGTGCGTTTATTTATACCGTTGTCCTCGCGTACTGTTTTATTGGTCTATCCGCGATCAGTGGCCGGTTCTTCAAATCGATGGAGAGCATCATGAGACACTCCCGGGAGGTTGTCACAATAGACCCACACACAAATGCTACTATTGTCAAGCATGAGAAGGTGTGGAACTACACTATAGCGGACGTTGCTCTCCTCGCATTTGGTACTAGCTTCCCTCAAATTTCACTAGCAACGATTGACGCAATCCGAAATCTGGGTCAGCTGACAGCAGGAG GTTTAGGTCCAGGTACCCTTGTGGGTTCTGCTGCATTTGATCTGTTCCCCATACATGCTGTTTGTGTGGTTATGCCAAGGGCAGGCTCTAAGAAAAAGATATCTGATCTCGGTGTTTGGTTAGTTGAGCTGTTCTGGTCATTCTGGGCATACATTTGGCTGTATATTATATTGGAG GTGTGGACACCTAGAGTGATCACCCTCTGGGAGGCCTTGCTGACAGTACTGCAATATGGACTGCTTCTGCTTCATGCATATGCGCAGGATAAGCGCTGGCCATATGTGTCAATCCCTTT GGCAAGAGGTGACAGACCTGAAGATTGGGTTCCGACGGAAGATGCTTCAGTTGATTATGACGATAACTATGATGGGATTGGGGACATACTCCCTGGCCAGAATGAGGATATTGTGGATATATTCTCAGCGCGTTCTTACAGTAATGAAG GGTATCACCATGTTTCAGAAAAGGATGTGGAAGAATCTCCAACAGGTCTTACATTAAAGAACAAATGGGAGGATACTCACTGGTTTTCTATTTGGTGGCAACAATTTGTTGATGCTGCAACG TTGGAGAGTTCAGTGTCAAGAAAGATGGATTCTACCTGCTTGAGTGTCATCGGAATCTCATGGAATTTAATCATTGCACCTTGGAAAATGCTATTTGCTTTCATTCCCCCTTATGAAATTGCTCATGGCTGGATCGCTTTTATTTGCTCACTAATCTTCATAAGTGGTATTGCTTATGGGGTTACTAAGATTACAGATCAGATAAGCTGTGTCACAG GAGTAAGTCCATATGTTATAGCATTCACAGCACTGGCTGCTGGAACATCATGGCCTGATCTAGTTGCAAGCAAGATAGCGGCTGAGCGTCAAATCACCGCCGACTCCGCAATTGCCAACATCACTTGCAG CAATTCGGTGAACATATATGTCGGCATTGGTGTTCCATGGTTGGTGGACACAATGTACaacta ttttgtCTACAAGAAGCCCCTGTACATAGACAATGCTGCTGGCCTCAGCTTCTCCCTTCTGGTCTTCTTCGCGACGTCGTTCGGTTGCATCACGGTTTTGGTTCTTCGTCGCGTCATACTTGGCGCCGAGCTTGGTGGCCCTAGGATGTGGGCTTGGGCAACATCAGTGTACTTCATGATCCTTTGGGTTGTTTTTGTTGTACTTTCATCCTTGAGAATCTCTGGAGTAATATAG
- the LOC4330141 gene encoding RING-H2 finger protein ATL74: MTRRANHTASPSVNATTAAAAAAMITATPSPPPRLPLPNPGNADAGAGAWGPYASSRAFFSNVATILIILACVSLLAFCLHAAARCLIRCLARRRDSGAPALAPALAQAQPPKPSSDDGANTGSSGAASAASGVAMVGGWAEAECAICLSELADGGGERVRVLPACGHGFHGACVDGWLAARASCPTCRAPSRAGEP, from the coding sequence ATGACGCGCCGGGCCAACCACACCGCCTCGCCCTCCGTGAacgccacgacggcggcggcggcggcggccatgatcACCGCCaccccgtccccgccgccgaggCTGCCGCTTCCCAACCCCGGCAatgccgacgccggcgccggggcgTGGGGCCCCTACGCCAGCTCGCGCGCGTTCTTCTCCAACGTGGCCACCATCCTCATCATCCTCGCCTgcgtctccctcctcgccttctgcctccacgccgccgcgcggtgcctcatccgctgcctcgcccgccgccgcgactCCGGggcgccggcgctggcgccggcgctggcgcAGGCGCAGCCGCCCAAGCCGTCTTCCGACGACGGCGCCAACACGGGTAGCTCGGGGGCGGCCAGCGCGGCGTCGGGGGTCGCGATGGTCGGCGGGTGGGCCGAGGCGGAGTGCGCCATCTGCCTGTCGGAgctggcggacggcggcggcgagcgcgtccGCGTGCTCCCGGCGTGCGGGCACGGCTTCCACGGCGCCTGCGTGGACGGGTGGCTCGCGGCGCGCGCTTCCTGCCCCAcctgccgcgcgccgtcgcgcgccgGCGAGCCCTAG
- the LOC4330142 gene encoding kinesin-like protein KIN-7C, giving the protein MGAIGGDELVQWDKMGAAEAVNGGCGGAGKMDRIQVLVRLRPLSEKEVARREPAEWECINDSTVMFRSTFPDRPTAPTAYTFDRVFHSDCSTKEVYEEGVKEVALSVVSGINSSIFAYGQTSSGKTYTMTGVTEYTVADIYDYINKHEERAFVLKFSAIEIYNEVIRDLLSAENTPLRLWDDAEKGTYVENLTEVVLRDWNHLKGLISVCEAQRRTGETFLNEKSSRSHQILRLTVESSAREFLGKDKSTTLVASANFVDLAGSERASQALSAGTRLKEGCHINRSLLALGTVIRKLSMGSNAHIPYRDSKLTRILQPSLGGNARTAIICTLSPATSHIEQSRNTLLFGSCAKEVVTNAQVNVVMSDKALVKHLQKELARLESELRHPVQSSSLETLLKEKDNQIRKMEKEIKELKSQRDLAQSRLQDLLQSVGDHDLNRQVQGKHSVRSPPSVGMPPSVSRDDSSQVSHDDSDLYKEVRCIESNRTGGNDQLDLSAGESSSPQDSNMNSGLHGNDSNASVNSRHSRPSGEAPITLEEHLENIRRPFVSLAKDLGSSTRNSSNLRVIGRSRSCRSLTGSTMFDDMEMDDCTPLNRSLVEFPGRPVESHRRGSALHYDAETDTLSRAGSMSSEISTFKDAKTNGSVACDTEFTGIGEFVAELKEMAQVHYQKQLGDQNANGKSIGLDPIEGVSQSPSRWPLEFEKKQQEIIELWQACSISLVHRTYFFLLFKGEAADSIYMEVELRRLSFLRDTYSRGSTPSNAIVGSLSTSPVASAKKLQREREMLARQMQKRLSTEEREHTYTKWGVSLDSKRRKLQVARRLWTETKDLEHVRESASLVAKLIGLQEPGQVLKEMFGLSFAPQQQPTRRRSSNGWRYGIPSFA; this is encoded by the exons atgggggcGATTGGAGGCGACGAGCTGGTGCAGTGGGACAAGATGGGTGCAGCTGAGGCAGTCAATGGCGGCTGTGGAGGCGCCGGGAAGATGGATAGGATACAGGTGTTGGTGAGGCTGAGGCCGCTGAGCGAGAAGGAGGTTGCTAGGAGGGAGCCAGCGGAGTGGGAGTGCATCAATGACAGCACTGTCATGTTCCGGAGCACCTTCCCTGACCGACCCACGGCGCCAACAGCATACACGTTCG ATAGGGTATTTCACTCTGATTGCAGTACCAAAGAAGTCTACGAGGAAGGGGTGAAGGAAGTTGCCCTCTCTGTAGTTAGTGGCATTAACT CAAGTATTTTTGCATATGGACAAACCAGCAGTGGAAAGACATACACTATGACTGGAGTAACAGAATATACAGTAGCagatatatatgattatattaacAAG catgAAGAGAGAGCCTTTGTGTTGAAGTTCTCTGCGATTGAAATATATAATGAAGTTATACGGGATCTTCTTAGTGCGGAAAATACCCCTCTTAGACTCTGGGATGATGCAGAG AAGGGCACCTATGTAGAGAATCTTACAGAGGTTGTATTAAGGGATTGGAACCATCTCAAGGGACTTATTTCTGTGTGTGAAG CTCAAAGGAGGACAGGGGAGACCTTCTTAAACGAAAAAAGTTCTAGATCCCATCAGATACTTCGATTG ACAGTTGAAAGCTCTGCTCGCGAGTTCTTAGGAAAGGACAAGTCAACTACACTTGTGGCTAGTGCA AACTTTGTTGATCTGGCTGGAAGTGAGCGTGCATCTCAGGCATTGTCAGCTGGCACAAGACTGAAAGAAGGTTGTCACATTAATAGGAGTTTGCTTGCCCTTGGCACTGTCATTAGAAAACTGAG CATGGGAAGTAATGCACACATACCGTATAGAGATTCAAAGCTTACACGCATACTACAGCCATCTTTGGGAGGTAATGCAAGAACTGCAATTATTTGTACACTGAGCCCTGCCACTAGCCACATTGAGCAATCAAGAAATACTCTGCTATTTGGGAGTTGTGCAAAGGAAGTAGTTACAAATGCTCAGGTTAATGTGGTCATGTCTGATAAAGCACTGGTTAAGCACTTGCAAAAGGAACTTGCTAGATTGGAGAGCGAGTTGCGGCATCCAGTTCAGAGTTCCAGTCTCGAAACATTATTGAAGGAAAAGGACAACCAAATCAGAAAG ATggagaaagaaataaaagaactGAAGTCACAACGTGATTTGGCTCAATCCAGGTTGCAGGATTTGCTGCAATCTGTCGGTGATCATGACCTGAACCGTCAA gtTCAAGGAAAGCATTCAGTCAGAAGCCCTCCATCTGTTGGAATGCCCCCAAGCGTCAGCAGAGATGATAGTTCTCAGGTCTCTCATGATGATTCAGATCTTTACAAGGAAGTGCGATGTATTGAAAGCAATCGGACAGGAGGAAATGACCAGTTGGACTTATCAGCTGGTGAAAGTAGTAGCCCACAAGATTCAAATATGAATTCTGGTTTGCATGGAAATGATTCAAATGCATCAGTGAATTCTAGGCATTCAAGGCCCTCTGGCGAAGCTCCTATTACTTTGGAGGAACACTTGGAGAATATTAGAAGGCCTTTTGTCAGTCTAGCCAAAGATCTAGGATCTTCAACACGTAACTCATCAAACTTAAGAGTAATTGGTAGAAGCAGGAGCTGTAGATCACTGACAGGTTCTACTATGTTTGACGATATGGAGATGGATGATTGCACTCCACTAAATAGAAGTTTGGTGGAGTTCCCAGGAAGACCTGTGGAATCTCATAGAAGAGGATCTGCACTGCACTATGATGCAGAGACCGACACACTTTCAAGGGCAGGATCCATGAGTTCTGAGATCAGCACTTTTAAGGATGCAAAGACAAATGGGTCTGTTGCATGCGATACAGAATTCACTGGTATTGGTGAATTTGTTGCTGAACTCAAAGAGATGGCCCAGGTTCATTATCAGAAGCAGTTAGGTGACCAG AATGCAAATGGAAAGAGCATCGGATTGGACCCGATCGAGGGTGTTTCTCAGTCACCTTCTCGATGGCCTTTGGAATTCGAGAAGAAGCAGCAAGAGATCATCGAGCTTTGGCAAGCTTGCAGCATTTCCTTGGTCCACAGGACTTACTTTTTCTTGCTATTCAAGGGAGAAGCAGCTGACTCGATCTACATGGAAGTGGAGCTTCGAAGGCTATCATTCCTGAGAGATACATACTCAAGGGGGAGCACCCCTAGCAATGCGATAGTAGGCAGCCTGAGTACTTCCCCTGTTGCGAG CGCAAAGAAGCTGcagcgggagagggagatgcTTGCCAGGCAGATGCAGAAGCGGCTGTCCACGGAGGAGAGGGAGCACACGTACACAAAATGGGGTGTCTCGCTGGACTCCAAGAGGAGGAAACTGCAGGTCGCTCGCCGCCTCTGGACCGAGACGAAAGACCTGGAGCATGTCAGGGAGAGCGCGTCCCTGGTCGCCAAGCTGATCGGGCTCCAGGAGCCAGGCCAAGTTCTCAAGGAGATGTTCGGGCTCAGCTTcgcgccgcagcagcagccgacCCGGCGGCGATCCTCCAACGGCTGGAGATACGGGATCCCTTCGTTCGCCTGA